From the Marivivens sp. LCG002 genome, the window ACCTCGATCTGATCCACCCCGAGATGTCCGCCGCGGACAAGGACGCTTTTGCCGACAGAATGCTCGACAATTTCGGCCGGACCCTGTGCGAGAATTTTTTCGGCAAAGACTTCGGCAAGTTTCTAAGGGATCAAGGCACCGTTCTCGAAGGCGAAGGTCTTGCCGCGCTCGCGCAGGCCAAGGCAGAAGGCCGCCCCGTTCTCATGGTCGCTGGCCATTTCGGCAATCATGAAGCGCCGCGCCATCTTCTTACGGATCTGGGCTATACCATCGGCGGCATCTATCGCCCGATGTCGAACCGCCATTTTGATGCCCATTACGAACAAACGCTCGAGATCCTCGGCGGTCAGGTGTTCCGACAGGGGCGCGAGGGAACATTCGCGTTCCACCGCTATCTCCTGAACGGCGGTATCGGAATTTTGTTCATCGACGTGCACGATCCCGACGGCGAGAAGCTCCCGTTTTTGGGGGTAGAGTGCGACACGCCCGTTTCGGCTGCGCGTCTGGCCAAACGCTGCAATGCGGTCGTGATTCCGTTTTTCGGCATACGAAAGCCCGACGGGCTCGGGTTCCGCTGCGTGCTCGAAGCGCCCGTGCCAATCGAGGAGCCGATCCCGATGACCAAGGCAATCACTGCGCGGCTTGAAGCTCGCGTGCGAGAAAACCCAGACCAATGGTTCTGGGTGCATCGCCGTTGGAAAAGCTAGTCGATTCGATTGGCCGCGAGGATGGCGCCCTGCCCTGCCTCTTGTAAAATCACTGCAATCGGAAGCGCACCCTGCACGGGGATTTCGACCTCGAGCGGCTGTGCACCGCTCCACTCGCCTGCAATCTGCCAATCCCGCACCACATTGGCGTAATCGATGATCTTGCCTTCATTTTCGCCATGCTCGATGGCAACCTGCTCCGAAGGGCTGAAGCGCACAATCTGGACCACAACGGGGTGATGGAGCGGACCGACGGAGCGCGCGCTGATCGAGAGAACGTCTCCCGAGCGCGAAGACGAAAGCTCGACCCGTCCACCGACGCCGAGCGAGACACGCATCGCATCCATGAGGGCGACGGGCTGTGCACCGACAACGGCCGTTTGACCTGCGACGACGAATTGCGGCGTGTAGACGGTGCGCTCGCCCGCGTTATGGGCATAAATCTTTTGGCGACGGGTGAATTTGGGGTTGGCGAATTCATCGGTCCAGCCGAGGTAATCCCAGTAATCCACGTGCAAAGCCAAGGCGAGCACTTCGTCGCTTTGGGCGAGCTGGGTGAGCATTTCATCCGCGGGCGGGCATGACGAACACCCTTGCGAGGTGAAAAGCTCAACCACAACAGGCACTTGCCGTGCGTCCTGCGCCCAAGTCGGCGTCGACATTCCAAGCCCGAACAGCACAGACAAGATCAAAGTGCGCATCAAAATTTCCGCAATAGTGGCAGCTGTCTTACCGTGTAACCGAACAAGACGACGGGTGCCAATCAAGCTATCGCGAATTTTTGTCACCAAATGTGTCAATTCGCCTGTTGCCCCTGCGTCAAAAGGGGATCAACAAAGTCTCATTCCACCCCTTGGCATTAATTGTGTGCAATGGTATACAACGCGCCATCTGAGCCCTTGATTGCACGCGCTGCCTAGGGCAAAAGCACGCAGACCCCACGCCAACGCCAACAAAAGGACATATCCAATGCCCATTCAGGTCGGCCAAGATACCGCCAAGACCCGCCGCACGCTCAAAGCCGGTGGCACGTCGGTTGCCTACTACTCCATTCCCGCCGCGCAGGAAGCCGGACTTGGTGATTTCTCCAAGCTGCCCGCTTCGCTCAAGGTGGTTCTCGAAAACCTGCTTCGCTTCGAAGACAACGGTTTCTCGGTTTCGGTCGAAGACATCAAAGCGTTCGGCGATTGGGCCAAGAACGGTGGCAACAGCGCGCGCGAGATCGCCTATCGCCCTGCCCGCGTTCTGATGCAGGACTTCACCGGCGTTCCCGCGGTGGTCGACCTTGCTGCGATGCGTGACGGCATCAAGGCGCTTGGTGGAGACGCGAAAAAGATCAACCCGCTGGTTCCCGTCGATCTCGTGATCGACCACTCGGTCATGATCGACGAATTCGGCAACCCGCGCGCGTTCCAGATGAACGTCGACCGCGAATACGAGCGCAACATGGAGCGCTACCAGTTCCTCAAGTGGGGTCAGGGCGCGTTCAACAACTTCCGCGTTGTTCCCCCGGGCACCGGCATCTGTCACCAGGTGAACGTCGAATATCTCGCCCAGACCGTCTGGACCGATACCGACCAGAACGGTGAAACCGTTGCCTATCCCGACACCCTCGTCGGCACCGACTCGCACACCACCATGGTGAACGGTCTTGCCGTTCTGGGTTGGGGCGTCGGCGGTATCGAAGCCGAAGCGGCAATGCTCGGCCAGCCGATCTCGATGCTGATCCCCGAAGTCGTAGGCTTCAAGCTCACCGGCGAAATGGTCGAAGGCACCACGGGCACCGACCTTGTTCTCAAAGTCGTTGAAATGCTCCGCAAGCACGGCGTTGTCGGCAAGTTCGTCGAATTCTACGGCGAAGGTCTCGACAAGCTTCCGCTCGCCCAGCGTTCGACCATTGCGAACATGGCGCCCGAATACGGCGCGACCTGCGGCTTCTTCCCGATCGACGACGAAACCCTGCGTTACCTCCGCCAGACGGGCCGTGACGAAGACCGCGTTGCGCTCGTCGAAGCCTATGCCAAAGAAAACGGCTTCTGGCGCGGTGCGGATTATGCGCCGATCTACTCCTCGACGCTCGAACTCGACATGGGCACCATCGTTCCCGCAATTTCGGGTCCGAAGCGTCCGCAGGACTATCTGCCGCTGACGGGTGCCAAGGCTGCTTTCGCCAAGGAGATGGAAACCTCGTTCAAGCGCGAACAGGGCAAAGAAGTCCCCGTTGATGGCGAAGACTACACCATGTCCTCGGGCAAGGTCGTGATCGCCTCGATCACCTCCTGCACCAACACCTCGAACCCCTATGTGCTCATCGGCGCAGGTCTCGTTGCCCGCAAAGCGCGCGCTCTCGGCCTCAACCGCAAGCCTTGGGTCAAGACCTCGCTCGCACCGGGTTCCCAGGTTGTGACCGAATATCTTGAAGCCGCTGGCCTTCAGGAAGACCTCGATGCCGTGGGCTTCAACCTTGTCGGTTATGGCTGCACCACCTGTATCGGCAACTCGGGTCCGCTCCAGCCGGAAATCTCCAAGGCGATCAACGAAGGCGATCTGGTTGCAACCGCAGTTCTTTCGGGCAACCGTAACTTCGAAGGCCGTATTTCGCCCGACGTTCGCGCGAACTACCTCGCTTCGCCGCCGCTCGTTGTGGCCTATGCTCTTGCAGGCGACATGAACATCGACCTCACCACCGAGCCGCTCGGCAAGGGCAAGGACGGTCAGGACGTCTACCTCAAGGACATCTGGCCGACCAACGACGAGATCGCCAAGCTGGTCGACGAAGTCGTTACCCGCGAAGCCTTCGTCAAGAAATATGCCGACGTGTTCAAGGGCGACGCCAAATGGCAGTCGGTCGAGACCTCGGAAGCAGAAACCTACGACTGGCCGGCGTCCTCGACCTA encodes:
- a CDS encoding lysophospholipid acyltransferase family protein; protein product: MAEQRSRLKLIEDWVSYKIFQAVLGYVGRKPYDARVAWFGRFSAKFLGPIAGYKRRILQNLDLIHPEMSAADKDAFADRMLDNFGRTLCENFFGKDFGKFLRDQGTVLEGEGLAALAQAKAEGRPVLMVAGHFGNHEAPRHLLTDLGYTIGGIYRPMSNRHFDAHYEQTLEILGGQVFRQGREGTFAFHRYLLNGGIGILFIDVHDPDGEKLPFLGVECDTPVSAARLAKRCNAVVIPFFGIRKPDGLGFRCVLEAPVPIEEPIPMTKAITARLEARVRENPDQWFWVHRRWKS
- the acnA gene encoding aconitate hydratase AcnA, producing the protein MPIQVGQDTAKTRRTLKAGGTSVAYYSIPAAQEAGLGDFSKLPASLKVVLENLLRFEDNGFSVSVEDIKAFGDWAKNGGNSAREIAYRPARVLMQDFTGVPAVVDLAAMRDGIKALGGDAKKINPLVPVDLVIDHSVMIDEFGNPRAFQMNVDREYERNMERYQFLKWGQGAFNNFRVVPPGTGICHQVNVEYLAQTVWTDTDQNGETVAYPDTLVGTDSHTTMVNGLAVLGWGVGGIEAEAAMLGQPISMLIPEVVGFKLTGEMVEGTTGTDLVLKVVEMLRKHGVVGKFVEFYGEGLDKLPLAQRSTIANMAPEYGATCGFFPIDDETLRYLRQTGRDEDRVALVEAYAKENGFWRGADYAPIYSSTLELDMGTIVPAISGPKRPQDYLPLTGAKAAFAKEMETSFKREQGKEVPVDGEDYTMSSGKVVIASITSCTNTSNPYVLIGAGLVARKARALGLNRKPWVKTSLAPGSQVVTEYLEAAGLQEDLDAVGFNLVGYGCTTCIGNSGPLQPEISKAINEGDLVATAVLSGNRNFEGRISPDVRANYLASPPLVVAYALAGDMNIDLTTEPLGKGKDGQDVYLKDIWPTNDEIAKLVDEVVTREAFVKKYADVFKGDAKWQSVETSEAETYDWPASSTYIANPPYFQGMGMEKGEIKNIEGAKVLAILGDMITTDHISPAGSFKETTPAGKYLTERQVSPREFNSYGARRGNHEVMMRGTFANIRIKNEMLDGVEGGYTKGPDGAQTSIFDASMAYQEQGTPLVIFAGIEYGAGSSRDWAAKGTALLGVKAVIAESFERIHRSNLVGMGVIPFEFTGGQNRKSLGITGDETVSIRGLDTVKPLEIVQADITYADGSTKTIDIKCRIDTAPEIEYIENGGVLHYVLRNLAKAS
- a CDS encoding DUF1223 domain-containing protein, whose amino-acid sequence is MRTLILSVLFGLGMSTPTWAQDARQVPVVVELFTSQGCSSCPPADEMLTQLAQSDEVLALALHVDYWDYLGWTDEFANPKFTRRQKIYAHNAGERTVYTPQFVVAGQTAVVGAQPVALMDAMRVSLGVGGRVELSSSRSGDVLSISARSVGPLHHPVVVQIVRFSPSEQVAIEHGENEGKIIDYANVVRDWQIAGEWSGAQPLEVEIPVQGALPIAVILQEAGQGAILAANRID